From the genome of Rhodopirellula bahusiensis:
TGGAATGGAAAGTCGGTGACCACCGAAAACAATCAGGCTCACGGGCCTGATTGATACGAACAACGACGCGGTGCTTTGTTTCGACAAAGCACCGCATCGTCACTGCCCAGAGCAACGAAAGAACCTGGCCAGAGAATGAATATCGCAACCGGATTGAGACTCATGGCAATCGCACGCATTACTCCGCCCAGCAACATGCTGAACGCTGGATGGGCTCTGCCGTCAATCGCGGTCGCCTGTGTGATCGCACTTAGCGTTTCAGCGACAGCTGCTGACCCATCGCAGTATCTTTCGCCCAACGGACAACACCGTTTGTTCAACGGCGCCATGCCACCTGGCATGATCGCTTCGACGCGGCAAATGGCTGGACCAGGCGGAACGGCAGCGATGGGTGTGCAAGCACCGTACTACCAGCCGGTTCAGATTCGAGGCCCGCAAGGCGTTCGATTCGCGTTGCCTCAAATGGGCAGCTTTCAAGATTCAGAACCAGGCTTAATGGCGGGCCTCTTAGTCGGCCAAGTCTACCGCTTTCAAATCAGCGGGATTCGTGGAGCGGAAGGCGCCGAGCTTTTCCCGACCTTGGAGATGGTTGATCGAACCTATCCACCACCGGGTTTGGCGACACGATATCCAGTCATCGTCACGATCGATGAAGAAGACCTGCAAGCGGCTTTGGACGGGCAATTGGTCACGCGAGTGATCTACCTCGAAGATCCACAAACCGCCGTACCACTCGCTCAAGAACCCACGACAGACAGCGACACCGGCGGTGAAACCCCGATCGATGTCTCACAGTTCCAAGACCCACTGCAAGTGGCTGATCGCCTCGGCCGAGTTGTCGCGATTTTGCGAATCGGGTCGCTCGCTCCGCCACGTTCACACGAACTGGCACCACAGTTTTTCTTTGGCTATCCCACGTGGGCTCCCATCTTCAAGCCGGAATCATGATGCAACCTGCTCGCCTTTCCGAGATCGCGATCCAGTCGCAACCAACGAACTGCGCACGTCTGTGTTTGGCTTGGTTTGCCGTTGGATTGGCCGCGTTGATGATCAGCGGTTGTGCCACTCCGGTTGCATCGCCGACCAACTCGCTCACGTCGCAGCCTGTTCGCGCGGCCCAGCCAAACCAGCAAATTGCGCAGACTCCCGTCGCTGCAACTCAACCTCCGCTGGATGTCGCATCGCTGTATGGTTCCACTTCGGTGACCTCCAATGTCCCCGGAGCAAACTCCTCGATCAATTCGACTTCGATCGCCCAGGTGGGTTTCCGAAATCGGGTCGCGTGCGGTTGTGGAAGCAACGCCTGTGCAGGCGAATGCGGTTCAACGAACGGACTGACGAGCGACTGTCTTGCTTGCCAGCCCATGCCGATGATGCGTGCACCGTGGGGAGTCGACCCGCAGGAGTTTCTCTGCGATGGCGGCGATCATGATCCCCATGCTCGGCTGACTCGCGGTGACTTGATCACCGGTCTGCAACCCGAGGACACCGTCACTCACTACACGACCGAAGCCGGCGACATCGAATTCGCAGCCTCCAACCGAGTCTGCGTTTACTCGCCACGTTTCTCTTCCGTACGCCGCATCACGGGTGCAATCGAAAACGATCGCTCGATCACCGTCGGCGGAACGTTTCAACCTGTCGGTCCGC
Proteins encoded in this window:
- a CDS encoding DUF11 domain-containing protein, with the translated sequence MMQPARLSEIAIQSQPTNCARLCLAWFAVGLAALMISGCATPVASPTNSLTSQPVRAAQPNQQIAQTPVAATQPPLDVASLYGSTSVTSNVPGANSSINSTSIAQVGFRNRVACGCGSNACAGECGSTNGLTSDCLACQPMPMMRAPWGVDPQEFLCDGGDHDPHARLTRGDLITGLQPEDTVTHYTTEAGDIEFAASNRVCVYSPRFSSVRRITGAIENDRSITVGGTFQPVGPLGIDLDQPGLVMTDTTKIARSELTRRVDAMRDRNRGVPVENVQQIEVAEDVLALLTNIRQLSLSELDESQLALVERFANAAIAWSIDESVEVEIQDLKPPTLTRDQKVDAVVVYDFPEAGRVNLIKLADKQHAPVGDTVTFALRLQNVGDSPVNGVVVTDNLTTRLEYVVDSESASMDTEFSIQPNQAGSDQLIWKLTEELGVGETVTIEFECKVR